One window of Nymphaea colorata isolate Beijing-Zhang1983 chromosome 1, ASM883128v2, whole genome shotgun sequence genomic DNA carries:
- the LOC116265081 gene encoding uncharacterized protein LOC116265081, with protein MLLRSKSQRKAMANSIWVFFSTLLCIVILSSKSCLALYEDQVGVMDWHKKYIGNVKEAVFHTQKTGRRRVIVATEENVIASLDLRKGDLFWRHVLAESDAVDGIDIALGKYVITLSSNASILRAWSLADGQMVWESHLKGSVPSRSLLSMPVAIKVEKDSAVLAFSGGWLHAVSSIDGEILWRTELFLEGLEIQRISVSPSGGTILAVGFDGYSQLVLCQISATNGEIIKWTTESVPGGIFGEASFISSDKLVVLDGSRSTIVSAGFSDGKIKFRQTALSNLVDYYSGDLTILPAKLVGVFALRSESFIFLVKASNEDELVIIDKVKNPACVSDSLLLTEGQQAFAVIQQEDDKVSLRVKLDSGEQTELIKDNIRIDNQKGLVQKVFINNYIRTDKSYGFRALITMEDHSLLLLQQGEIVWSREEGLASIMDTTTSELPVEKEGVSVAKVEENLFEWLKGHMLKLKGTLMLASPEDIAVIQDMRLRSSEKSKMTRDHNGFRKLIIVITKAGKVFALHSGDGRVVWSLLLPSLRKTEACQHPSGFKIYNWQTPHHHAMDTNPSILVVGSCRPDASSLSFVDSYTGKEIKSLNLPYSILQVVPLSLTDSTEQRLHLLIDTNKQAHLFPRSTDSLSKLEGERQNIYLYSVDTEKQIIMGHTLGGNCISDAADEYCFDTRHLWSVIFPSETEVIAKIATRMPNEAVHTQAKILGDQDVMYKYISKNLLFVVTVSPKASGRIGSCTPDEAWLVAYLIDTVTGRILHRVTHLGAQGPVNAVFSENWVVYHYFNLRAHRYEISVMEIYDESRADNKDVLRLMFGKHNLTVPISSYSRPEVTVKAQSYFFTHSVKTMAVTATVKGITSKQLLIGTISDQVLALDKRFLDPRRTPDPSPSEREEGIIPLTDALPIFPQSYITHSLQVEGLRGIVTVPSRLESTALVFTYGVDVFFTRIAPSRTYDSLTEDFSYALLLITIVALVGAIIATWILSEKKELREKWR; from the exons ATGTTGTTG AGATCGAAATCCCAAAGGAAAGCGATGGCGAACTCGATCTGGGTTTTCTTCTCCACCCTCCTTTGCATCGTCATCTTATCCTCCAAGTCATGTCTGGCTTTGTACGAAGATCAAGTTGGGGTCATGGACTG gcataaaaaatatattggtAATGTAAAGGAGGCTGTTTTTCACACTCAAAAAACGGGAAGGAGACGTGTTATAGTTGCCACTGAGGAGAATGTTATTGCTTCTCTGGATCTTCGCAAGGGAGATCTCT TTTGGAGGCATGTCCTTGCAGAAAGTGATGCAGTGGATGGAATCGATATTGCACTTGGGAAAT ATGTCATTACTCTATCATCCAATGCTAGTATTTTGAGGGCATGGAGTCTGGCTGATGGTCAAATGGTCTGGGAGTCCCATCTTAAAGGTTCAGTTCCTTCAAGATCTTTGTTATCCATGCCG GTGGCTATCAAAGTTGAAAAAGACAGTGCTGTTCTTGCTTTTAGTGGAGGCTGGCTTCATGCTGTTTCTAGTATAGATGGTGAAATTCTTTGGAGAACAGAGCTTTTCTTGGAggg ACTAGAGATTCAGCGCATTTCTGTTTCACCTAGTGGTGGAACGATCTTGGCTGTGGGTTTTGATGGTTATTCTCAGTTAGTGTTATGTCAGATTAGTGCTACAAATGGAGAAATAATAAAGTGGACCACTGAATCTGTTCCTGGCGGAATTTTTGGGGAAGCGTCATTTATTTCAAGCGACAAGTTAGTTGTGTTAGATGGGTCTAGGTCAACCATAGTTTCTGCTGGTTTCTCtgatggaaaaatcaaatttcgtCAGACTGCCCTATCTAATCTTGTTGATTATTATTCCGGGGATCTGACCATCTTACCTGCAAAACTCGTTGGTGTGTTTGCTTTAAGGAgtgaatcttttattttcttggtaaAAGCATCCAATGAGGATGAGTTGGTTATCATTGATAAAGTAAAAAATCCAGCCTGTGTTAGTGATTCTCTCTTGCTTACTGAGGGCCAACAAGCTTTTGCTGTTATTCAGCAGGAGGATGATAAAGTTTCCCTAAGAGTAAAACTTGACAGTGGGGAACAAACTGAGCTAATTAAGGACAATATTCGGATTGATAATCAAAAGGGGCTTGTGCAGAAGGTTTTCATAAATAATTATATTAGGACAGATAAATCTTATGGATTCAGGGCCCTGATTACCATGGAGGATCATTCATTATTGCTGCTACAGCAAGGGGAGATTGTATGGTCTAGGGAGGAAGGACTTGCCTCAATCATGGATACTACGACATCTGAACTACCAGTGGAAAAAGAAGGTGTTTCAGTTGCCAAAGTTGAGGAGAATCTGTTTGAGTGGCTCAAG GGACATATGCTGAAACTCAAAGGCACTCTTATGCTTGCAAGTCCTGAAGATATTGCAGTTATACAAGATATGAGGCTAAGAAGCTCTGAGAAAAGTAAGATGACACGTGATCATAATGGCTTCCGGAAGTTGATCATAGTTATTACTAAAGCTGGAAAGGTTTTTGCACTACATAGCGGTGATGGACGGGTAGTATGGTCACTTCTGCTGCCTTCCTTACGAAAAACTGAAGCCTGTCAGCATCCTTCTggatttaaaatatataattggcAAACTCCTCATCATCATGCAATGGATACAAATCCATCCATTCTTGTTGTTGGCAGTTGCAGGCCTGACGCGTCAAGTCTCTCATTTGTTGATTCTTACACTGGAAAGGAAATTAAATCTCTCAACCTTCCTTATTCTATATTGCAAGTTGTACCTCTTTCATTAACTGATTCTACAGAGCAGCGGCTTCATCTTCTGATTGATACCAACAAACAAGCACACTTATTTCCTCGGTCAACCGATTCATTGAGTAAATTGGAAGGGGAACGACAGAACATATATTTGTATTCTGTTGACacagaaaaacaaataattatgGGCCACACGTTAGGTGGAAACTGCATCTCTGATGCTGCAGATGAATATTGCTTTGACACAAGGCATCTCTGGTCCGTTATATTCCCTTCAGAGACTGAAGTAATTGCAAAAATTGCAACAAGAATGCCGAATGAG GCTGTTCATACTCAAGCAAAGATACTAGGGGACCAAGATGTGATGTATAAGTATATCTCCAAGAATTTGCTGTTTGTGGTTACTGTTTCACCAAAAGCCAGTGGTAGAATTGGGTCATGTACCCCAGATGAAGCCTGGTTGGTTGCATACCTTATTGATACAGTGACTGGGCGCATCTTGCATCGTGTGACACATCTTGGTGCACAAGGTCCTGTCAATGCT GTCTTCAGTGAGAACTGGGTTGTCTACCACTATTTCAATCTTAGGGCACACAGATACGAGATTTCAGTTATGGAGATATATGATGAATCTCGGGCT GATAACAAGGATGTGCTTAGACTTATGTTTGGGAAACACAATCTGACCGTGCCCATATCTTCTTATTCCCGTCCGGAAGTGACAGTGAAGGCACAAAGTTACTTCTTCACACATTCAGTGAAAACAATGGCAGTGACTGCAACAGTCAAGGGTATCACTTCCAAGCAGTTACTTATTGGCACCATTTCTGATCAG GTATTGGCTCTTGATAAACGATTTCTTGATCCACGACGAACACCTGATCCTTCTCCATCTGAAAGGGAAGAGGGGATTATACCACTAACAGATGCACTACCGATTTTTCCACAG TCATACATAACACATTCACTTCAAGTGGAAGGCCTACGTGGCATAGTGACTGTCCCATCAAGGCTCGAATCAACGGCTCTGGTTTTCACATATGGTGTGGATGTCTTTTTCACAAGAATTGCACCTTCTCGGACCTACGACTCACTCACTGAGGATTTCAGTTACGCACTTCTGCTTATCACAATAGTTGCATTGGTTGGAGCCATCATTGCCACTTGGATCTTATCTGAGAAAAAGGAACTCAGGGAGAAGTGGAGGTGA
- the LOC116253347 gene encoding auxin-responsive protein IAA21-like, producing the protein MTTCGVKLQDLREHDYIGVSESSSMEGSGVPSSKANGQEEIMLNLKETELRLGPPGSGSPERKTELSLLGPPKVEEKGQNFLSSLKNFGSGAKRGFHATVDGSKAEGKWVLSDLGGEFNKSKPAPLDGFIGAALGGKAGTKPGLGPNWHNGGGLDHLPSSFNSPRASAAGKHLAAMDGCQAATSGVSVKDPAAKEKGHEPKVSPADDPSVAPAAKAQVVGWPPIRSYRKNTMASNPTKANAEAEKPSSQCLYVKVSMDGAPYLRKIDLRNYRTYQELSAALEKMFSCFTIGQCSSSGGPGRDGLSESRLVDLLHGSEYVLTYEDKDGDWMLVGDVPWEMFTGSCKRLRIMKGSEAIGLAPRATEKGKNQD; encoded by the exons ATGACTACCTGCGGAGTTAAGCTTCAGGATCTCAGGGAGCATGATTACATAGGAGTTTCGGAGAGTTCCTCCATGGAAGGATCTGGAGTCCCTTCTTCAAAGGCGAACGGACAAGAAGAAATCATGCTGAACCTCAAAGAGACTGAATTAAGGCTCGGGCCTCCTGGGTCTGGTTCTCCCGAGAGGAAGACTGAGCTAAGTTTGTTGGGACCTCCCAAAGTTGAAGAGAAAGGCCAAAACTTTTTGTCATCTCTGAAGAATTTTGGCTCTGGTGCTAAGAGGGGGTTTCATGCCACAGTTGATGGTTCGAAGGCAGAGGGTAAGTGGGTGCTTTCCGACCTGGGAGGCGAGTTTAATAAGTCTAAGCCAGCTCCACTGGATGGATTTATTGGGGCTGCCCTTGGCGGGAAGGCTGGTACAAAGCCAGGGCTTGGACCAAATTGGCACAATGGCGGAGGGCTGGATCACTTGCCATCATCCTTTAATTCCCCCAGAGCAAGCGCTGCAGGAAAGCATTTAGCCGCTATGGACGGCTGTCAAGCAGCAACTTCTGGTGTGTCTGTCAAAGATCCGGCAGCCAAAGAGAAAGGTCATGAACCCAAGGTTTCTCCTGCAGATGACCCTTCCGTTGCGCCTGCTGCCAA GGCTCAGGTTGTAGGTTGGCCGCCAATCAGGTCGTATAGGAAGAACACCATGGCCTCGAATCCCACCAAGGCCAACGCGGAAGCCGAGAAACCCAGCTCGCAGTGTCTGTATGTAAAGGTCAGCATGGACGGTGCTCCGTATCTTAGAAAAATCGATTTGAGAAACTATCGCACCTATCAGGAACTTTCCGCAGCACTAGAGAAAATGTTTAGCTGCTTTACTATTG GACAGTGTAGCTCAAGCGGGGGACCAGGCAGAGATGGTTTGAGTGAGAGCAGGCTGGTGGATCTTCTTCATGGATCGGAGTACGTCCTCACTTATGAAGACAAGGATGGAGATTGGATGCTTGTAGGAGATGTTCCCTGGGA GATGTTTACTGGCTCGTGTAAAAGGTTGAGGATCATGAAGGGCTCCGAGGCAATTGGGCTCG CCCCAAGGGCCACGGAGAAAGGCAAGAACCAGGACTAG